The nucleotide window CGTGAAGCCAAAGAACTGCTTGAAAGCTATGGAGTCAGGACTGCTAAAGCGGTTGTCTGCGAAAGCGAAGAAGAAGCTGTGAGGGTTGCTAAGAGCATTGGATTCCCAGT belongs to Archaeoglobaceae archaeon and includes:
- a CDS encoding acetate--CoA ligase family protein, which produces MLLLEREAKELLESYGVRTAKAVVCESEEEAVRVAKSIGFPV